The following are encoded in a window of Gymnogyps californianus isolate 813 chromosome 21, ASM1813914v2, whole genome shotgun sequence genomic DNA:
- the TAS1R3 gene encoding taste receptor type 1 member 3 — MVPDLLLCLTFGYAAALKPTCLSAQFRRPGDYIIGGLFPFGTDTVNLTARSEPTLVVCERLFVDGLIWALGMKFAIDEINNSTSLLPGVKLGYDMYDTCFEPLVALQRSLLFLTQNGTTSIGVLCNYTDYQPRVTAVIGPHKSDLCLLTAKLFSFFLIPQVSYRASSEKLSNTELYPSFYRTVPSDKNLVEAVALLLNKFGWNWIATIGSDDEYGRGAQGHFLSIAGNHSICIAFKRLIPTDLADPKAKTQLEDTIKLINKTKVNIIVLFAFSQPAQALLEHSISMGLSKKVWIGTEAWMLSDIAASIPNIQSIGTVLGFIMKAGTVPGFQKYIADLFTSVQQDKFCQESREFNHLMNSDMLDTQCKQCDHISLHDVSSMLSRSQIQPVYVAVYSVAYALHRALGCTHQTCPKASIRSWQLLHFMNTLPFKVNGQSFRFDQSHGTNTGYKLIFWSWKNGTLTYLPVGDYEESLYINKSQIQFHTADQKEPTSECFRHCKPGQFRRIKGFHLCCYDCTDCPENTFWSTKDSSTCTPCLEHQWSPVRSTQCYDRSERYLFWNEPLTIALLMLMFITISLTCLTAVLFKKNLETPLVQASGGKLNLFALFTLMLLSLSCCLYIGKPSNNLCMIQQIVYALCLNGCFSTFFIKSLEITLVTEFPRCAPTFLYWVTQRRAWLLVALSLLTECLFCFCYLHLGPDYLVSDYKSLPTEVLLVCNTESWFAFALMHGYNGCLAFACFLCTFMVQTSGKKYNIARGIAFAILIYFIIWIFFIAIFATLKTVLRSVTQIGTILTTSLGILGTYYIPKCYIILLKPDLNTVDYFQNSIKEEPEEHSISRQ; from the exons GGCTCTTGGGATGAAGTTTGCTATCGATGAGATCAACAATTCCACTTCACTTCTCCCAGGAGTAAAGCTGGGCTATGACATGTATGACACCTGCTTTGAGCCACTCGTGGCCTTACAGCGCAGCTTGCTATTTCTGACCCAAAACGGCACAACGAGCATCGGAGTACTGTGCAACTACACCGACTACCAGCCTCGTGTGACTGCTGTGATTGGACCACATAAGTCAGATCTCTGCCTGCTAACAGCCAAACTATTCAGCTTCTTCTTGATCCCACAG GTCAGCTATAGAGCCAGCAGTGAGAAGCTCAGCAACACGGAGTTGTACCCATCCTTCTACCGCACTGTTCCCAGTGATAAGAACTTGGTGGAAGCTGTGGCCCTGCTACTGAACAAGTTTGGATGGAACTGGATTGCCACCATTGGAAGCGATGATGAATATGGCCGAGGAGCGCAGGGGCACTTCTTAAGCATAGCTGGAAATCACAGCATTTGCATTGCGTTCAAGAGGCTAATTCCTACAGACCTTGCAGACCCCAAAGCCAAAACCCAACTGGAAGATACCATTAAGTTAATTAACAAGACCAAAGTCAACATCATTGTCCTTTTTGCCTTTAGTCAGccagcccaggccctgctgGAACACAGCATCAGCATGGGACTGAGCAAGAAAGTCTGGATTGGCACTGAAGCCTGGATGTTATCTGACATAGCTGCCTCCATCCCAAATATTCAGAGCATTGGGACAGTCTTAGGCTTTATTATGAAAGCAGGCACAGTCCCTGGCTTCCAGAAATACATTGCCGACCTCTTTACCTCTGTTCAGCAGGATAAATTTTGCCAGGAGTCTAGAGAATTCAACCACCTCATGAACTCTGACATGCTGGACACACAGTGCAAACAGTGTGACCACATCTCGCTGCATGATGTCTCGTCCATGCTAAGCCGCTCACAAATACAACCAGTGTACGTCGCAGTCTACAGCGTGGCTTATGCACTGCACAGAGCACTGGGATGCACCCACCAAACGTGTCCCAAAGCATCCATCAGATCTTGGCAG ctgctgcactTCATGAATACCCTCCCGTTCAAGGTGAATGGCCAAAGTTTCAGGTTCGATCAATCCCATGGCACAAACACTGGCTACAAGCTTATATTCTGGTCCTGGAAAAACGGCACCCTTACGTATCTGCCTGTAGGCGACTATGAAGAGTCCTTGTACATCAATAAGTCCCAGATTCAGTTTCACACTGCAGATCAAAAG GAGCCTACATCAGAGTGCTTCAGACACTGTAAACCAGGACAATTCAGACGAATAAAAGGCTTCCACCTCTGCTGCTATGACTGTACAGATTGCCCAGAAAACACCTTCTGGAGCACTAAAG ACAGCTCCACCTGCACTCCCTGCCTAGAGCATCAGTGGTCCCCTGTCCGGAGCACACAATGTTACGACCGCAGCGAGAGATACCTCTTTTGGAACGAGCCGCTCACCATTGCCTTGCTAATGTTGATGTTCATCACCATATCCCTGACTTGTTTGACAGCAGTGCTCTTTAAAAAGAACCTTGAGACTCCCCTTGTGCAGGCTTCTGGAGGCAAACTGAACCTCTTTGCCTTGTTCACACTCATGCTGCTGTCTCTCAGCTGCTGTCTCTATATAGGGAAGCCCAGCAACAACCTTTGTATGATCCAGCAGATAGTCTATGCCCTGTGCCTCAATGGTTGTTTCTCTACCTTCTTCATCAAGTCCCTTGAGATCACCCTTGTGACAGAGTTCCCTCGCTGTGCCCCCACCTTCTTGTACTGGGTGACCCAGAGGAGGGCCTGGCTCCTTGTTGCCTTGTCCCTCCTCACTGAGTGCTTGTTCTGTTTCTGCTATCTTCACTTGGGCCCTGACTATCTGGTGTCTGATTACAAGTCACTGCCCACTGAAGTTCTGCTTGTGTGTAACACAGAGTCCTGGTTTGCCTTTGCTCTAATGCATGGCTACAATGGCTGCTTAGCCTTTGCCTGCTTCCTGTGCACATTCATGGTACAGACTTCTGGTAAGAAGTACAATATTGCCAGGGGGATCGCATTTGCCATCCTAATCTATTTCATCATCTGGATCTTCTTCATTGCTATTTTTGCCACGCTGAAGACAGTCCTCAGGTCTGTTACTCAGATTGGTACCATTTTGACAACCAGTCTGGGTATCTTGGGGACCTACTATATCCCTAAATGCTACATCATCTTGCTTAAACCTGATCTGAACACAGTGGATTATTTCCAGAATTCTATCAAAGAGGAGCCAGAAGAGCACTCAATAAGCAGGCAATAA